Within the Bradyrhizobium cosmicum genome, the region TGATGCTGGAATGGACGCCGTGCGCGGCAAAGGCTTCGATCACCTCCGCGAGACCATAAGCAAGCCCGCACAGGCCGGCAACGAACAGCCGTTCCATCGCACCGATATCGGTATCGAGATCGAGGCCCGCGATCACCGCGCGCGTATCTGGATCGGCATAAGGCGAGCGATTGCCGATGAATTCGGGCAGGACATGGACGTCGCGGGCGAGCAGCGCGGCGCGGCTGGCGTCACCGGCACGCGCGACGATGCGGCGCTCCAGAAACTCGATGATGTCGAGGCCGTCTTTCCGCGCCGCCGCGCTCGCCTCGGTGAAACCGGGATGCGACTTGAGAAGATGATCGATCGCCGCGCCTGCCGCGGACTGCCCGCCCTCGTTGAGCCAGAAGTCCGGCACCATGCCGGAATAATAGGGGCCCCAGACACCAGGCACGAAGCACGGCTCCTTGGTCGTTGCCATGATGCAGGCCGACGTTCCCATGATGTAGGCGAGGCGGTCGCTCACATCGGTCGCGCCGCCCGATCCGTCCCGGCCGCCGATGGCGCCGATACCGCCAGCATGGGCGTCGATCAGCGACGCGCCGACCGGTGTGCCCGGAGAGAGGCCGAGAGCGGCGGCCGCCCCTTGCGTGAGACCAGCGCTGAGCCGTGTACCGGGTGCGACGATTTCGGTACCGATACGGGCGTACTTCTCACTGACGAAGTCCGAGAGGCCAATGCGTTGGAAGAACGGCTCGCTCCAGCCGCCGCCGCCATGCGCGAGATAGTTCCACTTGCACGTGACCGTACAGGTCGAGCGCTGCGGCGAGCCCGTTGCGCGCCAGGTCAGGTAATCTGCCAGATCGAAGAAATGACCGGCCGCGTCGAAGCTCGTGCGCAAATGGCGCTTCAACCACAACAGCTTTGGCATCTCCATCTCGGGCGAGATCGAGCCACCGACATAGCGCAGCACGCCATCTCCAGTCTCGTCGATCAGCCGCGCCTCGGCAATGGCGCGATGATCCATCCAGACGATGACGTTGCGCTGCCGGTCGCCGGAGGCGCTGACGGTGACCGGCTCGCCGTGGGGATCGAGCACCACCAGCGAACAGGTCGCGTCGAAACCGATGCCGCCGACGCTGTCCGGCGCGATCCCGGCCTCCGCCATCGCGGTCCGCACCGATTTCGCGCAGGCGTCCCAGATGTCGGACGACGACTGCTCGACGATATCGCCGGCCTCGTGCCAGATCCTGATTGGATGGCGGGCGCTCGCCAGCAGCGTGCCGGCCTCGTCGAACACCCCTGCCCGCGTGCTCGTGGTCCCCACGTCGACGCCGATATACGCTCGCGGCATTGTCGCTCCCGGTCGCTCTCGTCAGTTTTGACGCAAGCCTACCAGCAAGTGTAGCCGCCATCCACCAGCACGATGCTGCCGGTCATCAGGCTCGCGGCATCCGAGCTGAGGAACAGCACGACGGAGGCGATCTCCTCGACCTGCCCCATCCGCGCCATCGGGGTTCCACCGATCCAGGCGTCGTACATCTTGGCGTTGCTCTTCACGAAGGCGTTGAGCGGCGTTTCGATGTATGTCGGCGCCACCGCATTGACACGGATGCCGCGCGCGCCCCATTCGGCGGCGAGCGACTTGGTCAGATGGTGCACGCCGGCCTTGGAGGCGTTGTAGAAGCACTGCTCCTGCGGCTTGTTGACGATGAAGCCGGACATCGAGCCGACATTGACGATGGCGCCGCGTTTGGCGTTCAGCATGTGCTTGCCGAACTCGCGGCAGCACCAGAAGGTGCCGTTGAGATTGACGTCGATGACGTTGAGCCAATGCTCATCGGTGACGGTCTCGGCCGGCGTCTCGCTGCGTGCTATGCCGGCATTGTTGACGAGGATGTCGACTTTGCCGTGGCGGGCAACGAGGTCGTTGGCGACTTCCGCGACTCGCTTGGTGTCGGTGACGTCCATGATCGCGGTTTCGATGTCGTAGCCCTTTGCTTTCAGGTCGGCTTGCGCGCTATCGGCGACCTTGCCGTCGCGGTCGCCGATGATGACCTTCGCGCCGGCTTCCGCCAGCGCCTCGGCGCAGCCGAGGCCAATGCCCTGCCCGCCGCCGGTGATGAACGCGGTCTTGCCGTTCAGCTTGAATTTTTCCAGGTACATTTTTGTCTTCCCGTTCTCTCGCCGGTTCTTGTTAGCCGCGAAGCGCGTTGCCGCGCTCGTCGAAGCGGTGGATGCGGGCGGGGTCCGGCACCAGCGACACGCGGTCGCCGGCATGCAGGCTCAATTCGCCGATGTAGCGCGCCGTCAGCATTCCGAGCGGACCGGCATCGACGTAGAGGAAGGTGTCGCTACCGAGATGCTCGGCGACCGCGATCGTCCCCAGCCAGCCGCCTGCGCCGTCGCGCTCGATCTTGAGATGCTCCGGCCTCACGCCGATGGTGGTCGCCCCTTGCTGCCCGGCGAGCTCTCCGGTGACAAAATTCATCTTCGGCGAGCCGATGAAGCCGGCGACGAAGAGATTGGCCGGCTTCTCGTAGAGCTCCAGCGGTGAGCCATACTGCTCGATCTTGCCGCCGTTGAGCACGACGATCTTGTCGGCCATGGTCATGGCCTCGACTTGGTCGTGGGTGACGTAGATCGCGGTGGTACCGAGCTGCTTCTGGAGCCGCGTGACTTCGATGCGCATCTGCACGCGCAGCGCCGCGTCGAGATTGGAGAGCGGCTCGTCGAACAGGAACGCCTTGGGCTCGCGGACGATGGCCCGGCCGATCGCGACGCGCTGGCGCTGGCCGCCGGAGAGTTCGCGCGGCTTGCGGTCGAGATAGGGCGTCAGGTTCAGCGTGGCGGCCGCCGCCTCCACCTTGCGGTTGGTCTCGTCCTTGGAAAGGCCCGCCATCTTCAGGCCAAAGCCGATGTTGCCGCGCACGCTCATATGCGGATAGAGCGCGTAGGACTGGAACACCATGGATAGCCCGCGCTTGGCGGGCGGCGTGTCGACCACGTTCTTGCCGTCGATCAGGATCTTTCCGCCGCTGACGTCCTCAAGCCCCGCGATCAAGCGCAAGAGCGTGGTCTTGCCGCAGCCCGACGGTCCGACGAACACCACGAAGGAGCCGTCGGCGACGTCGAGATCGGCGCCCTTGATGATGTGCACCGGGCCGAAGGATTTCTGCACGTCCTGAAGTGTGATCTGACCCATGATCCGGCAGCCCTTCTTACTTTACCGCGCCAAAGGTAAGCCCGCGAACGAGCTGCTTCTGGCTGAACCAACCGAGGACGAGAATGGGCGCGATCGCCAGCGTCGATGCCGCCGACAGCTTGGCCCAGAACAGCCCTTCCGGGCTCGAATAGGACGCGATGAACGTGGTGAGCGGCGCGGCGTTCGAGGTCGACAGATTGAGCGTCCAGAACGCCTCGTTCCAGGCCAGGATCAAATTGAGCAGCATGGTCGAAGCCAGGCCCGGGATCGCCATCGGCGTGAGGACGTAGACGAGCTCGCGGCCGATGGTGGCGCCGTCCATGCGCGCGGCTTCAAGGATGTCGCGCGGGATCTCCTTGAAATAGGTGAAGAGCATCCAGATCACGATCGGCAGATTGCCGAGGCACAGGATGAAGACGAGGCCGATGCGGGAATCCAGCAGGCCGAAGCTCTTGTAAATGAGGTAGATCGGCACCAGCACGCCGACCGGCGGCATCATCTTGGTCGAGAGCATCCAGAGCAGGATATCCTTGGTCCGCTTGGTCGGCGAGAACGCCATCGACCACGCCGCGGGGATCGCGATCAGGAGCGCAATCAGCGTCGAGCCGCCGGCGATGATGGTCGAGTTCATCGCGTGGTGCAGATAATCGCTGCGCTCCTGCACGGTCACGTAATTTTCCGTGGTCCAGTGGAAGAACAGGAAGGACGGCGGGATGGCGAAGGCCTCCAGCTCGGTCTTGAAGCTCGCCAACACCATCCACAGGATCGGAAAGAAGATCAGGAAGCCGAAGAACCACGCCCCGATCGTCGAAATCACCACTCGTTGCGTCGTTGCCATCCGCGCCATTCTTCAGGTCTCCAGATTGCGGCCGACGATGCGGACGAGAAAGAAGGCCACGACGTTGGCGATCACGACAGCAACGAGGCCGCCCGCCGACGCGGTGCCGACGTCATACTGGATCAGCGCCTGCGAATAGATCAGGAAGGCGATGTTGGTGGTCTGAAGGCCCGGCCCGCCGCCGGTGGTGACGAAGATCTCGGCGAACACCGTGAGCAGGAAGATGGTCTCGATCAGGATCACCACGGTAACGGGCCGCGCAAGATGCGGCAGCGTAATGTAGATGAAGGCCGAGACCGCGCTGGCGCCATCCATCTCGGCGGCCTCCTTCTGCTCCTCGTCGAGCGATTGCAGCGCGGTGAGCAGAATGAGCGTCGCGAACGGCAGCCATTGCCAGGCAACGATCAGAATCACCGCGAGCAGCGGCGCATCGGTGAACCAGTCGATCGGCGTCAGCCCGATCAGCTTGGCGAGCCAGGCGAACAAGCCGGACACCGGATGCATCAGGAGATTCTTCCAGACCAGCGCGCTCACCGTCGGCATCACGAAGAACGGCGCGATTACCATCAACCGCACGACGTTGCGGCCGATCACCGGCTGGTCCATCAGCAGCGCCAGGGGGATGCCGAGCAGGATGGTCAGCGCCAGCACCGAGCCGACCAGCACCAGCGTATTCTGGAGCGAGGCTAGGAAGGCGGGATCGGTCAGGAAGTAGCGGAAATTCTCGAGCCCAACGAACGACTCCGAGCCGGGATCGAGCAGGCTGTAGTGCAGCGTGGAGAAATAGATCGTCAGCGCGAGCGGGACGATCATCCAGATGAATAGCAGCCCCACCGCAGGCGTCAGGAGCGCGCGCGCAAGAATTTGCGTCTGCCGGGTTGCCATTCACGCTTCTCCGCTTGCGGGAAGAAGGCGGCCATCCATCAGGGACGGTGGATGGCCGCAAGTTTGCTCAGGGAGAGCTCGGGTTCACTTGATGTAGCCAGCGCGCTTCATCTCGCGCTCGGTGGCGGATTGCGCCGCATTGAGCGCGGCATCGACCGTCATCGATCCGGCCAGCGCCGCGGAGAATTGCTGCCCCACCTGCGTGCCGATGCCCTGGAACTCAGGAATCGCGGCGTATTGCACGCCGACATAAGGCACCGGCTTCACGGTCGGCTTGTTCGGATCGGCCGCGTCGATCGAGGCCAGCGTCAGCTTCGCAAACGGCGCGACCTTCAGATACTCAGCATTCTGGTAGAGCGAGATCCGTGTGCCCGGAGGCACGTTGGCCCAACCGTCCTTGGAGGCCACGAGTTTCGTGTAGTCCTTACTCGTCGCCCAGGCGATGAACTTTTCGGCGGCTTCGGTCTTCTTGGAGCCTGCGGGGATAGCCAGATTCCAGGCCCACAGCCAATTGGCATTCTTGCCGAGTCCGGTGTTCGGTGCGAGCGCGAAGCCGACCTTGTCGGCGACCTTTGAATCCTTCGGATTGGTGACGAACGATGCCGCCACCGTCGCATCGATCCACATGCCGCACTTGCCGGCGTTGAACAGCGCGAGATTCTCGTTGAAGCCGTTGGAGCTGGCGCCGGGAGGGCCCGCGTCCTTCATCAGGTTGACGTAGGTCGTGAGCGTCGCCTTCCATTCCGGCGTGTTGAACTGCGGCTCCCATTTCTCGTCGAACCAGCGCGCACCATAGGAATTGGCCATGGCGGAGAGGAACGCCATGTTCTCGCCCCAGCCGGCCTTGCCGCGCAGGCAGATGCCGTAGACGCCGGCGCTCTTGTCGGTGAGCTTCTTGGCGGCGTCGATCACGAAATCCCAGGTCGGCTTTTCCGGCATCTTCAGGCCGGCCTTCTCGAACAGATCGGTGCGATACATGATCATCGAGCTCTCGCCGTAAAACGGCGCGGCGTAGAGCTTGCCATCGACGGAGACCGCGTCCCTGATCTTCGGCAGGAGGTCGGCGACGTCGTAGTCGGCGCCGAGATTGGCGAGCGGCACCAGCCAGCCCTTCTTGGCCCAGATCGGCACCTCATAGGTGCCAATGGTCAGCACGTCGAACTGACCGCCCTTGGTGGCGATGTCGGTGGTGACGCGCTGGCGCAGCACGTTTTCCTCCAGCGTCACCCATTTGACGGTGATGTCTGGATTCTTCTTGGTGAATTCGCTGGTCAGCCCCTGCATGCGGATCATGTCACCGTTGTTTACGGTGGCGATCGTCAGGGTCGTTTCAGCCATCGCGGGGACGGCCAGCAACAAGCAAGACGCGCCGCAGACGGCGCCGAGGACATGTTTCACGGTGACCTCCCTCAACTCGCGTTTTTGAGCATATGCCCACGCGTTGGGCGTATGTTCGAATGAGGGGCGGTGCTTGTCAAGCAGGCGCGAGGAAGTTCGCGCAACTTATGAGTGCTGCGGTGCGGGAGGGTGGCGCCCCACCCACACTGTCGTGCCCCGCAAAAGCGGGGCACCCGGTACTGCGTGACGTCTATTGGTTTGCCCCAAGCTGAGCCGCGGCGTACTGGATCGTCCGCTCTCGCGGACGATGACAGCAGAGCGAGCGGCGAGATCGCCCGCCTCAACGCTCCAATATTGCCCGCGCGGTGGCCTCGTCCGTGATCAGGCCGTTGATCAGCCGCCCGTTCAGCGCCGCCGTGATCGCCGGCACCTTGGCCGAGCCGACCGCGGCGCCGATCGTCGTCGTCTTCGCCGGCACTTCCGGCGGAATGCTGGTCAGGCGCTTGTTGGTGCCGGCTTTGAGCAGGCGGCCCTTGAAATCATAGGCCCAGCCGGTGATTTCGCCGATGGCGCCCTGCCGCATCATCTCGAACAGTTCGTCGCGGGTGACGAAGCCGTCGACATGCACCTGCGCCTTCTGGTCCATCTGGCCGATGCCGACGAGGCGCAAGTCCGCCTTGGCCGCAACCGCCTTCACCTTCGCGATCGGCTCGATCTGCACCATCTTGTTGCGTTCGTCCTCCGACGACATCAGGAACGGCAGCGGCATCGGATAGTGGCGCGCGCCGGTGCGGTCCGCGAGCCGGCCGACAGTATCGTAGAAGCTCGCCGAACCATCGGCGGAGATATTGCCGACCAGCGAGACGATCTGATGATTTGGCCGATCGATCGGCGTGACGCGCTCGACGGCAGCGCGCACCGCCCGCCCCGTACCGAGCGCGACGATGACAGGCGTCTCGGAGCGCAACGTCGCATCGAGCAGATTGGCACAGCGCTCGGCGATGCCGGCCGTGGCCTGCGGCGCAGCTGGATCTGCAGGAACCACCTCGCAATGGGCGAGATCATAACGCTGCTTCAGGCGCCCGGCCAACTCCATGCAGGCGGCGATGGGATGTTCGAGCCGGAAGGTGATCAACCGCTCGGCGAGGCACAGCGAGACCAGCCGCTGCGCCGACGCCCGCGACACCTGGAGCATCTTTGCGATCTCGTCCTGGGTGTGGCCGGCAATGAAATAGAGCCAGCCGGCGCGCGCGGCGTCGTCGAGCCTGGATTTTTCGTTCTCGGCAGCCATGGCGGCTTCAAATGTCCTTCCAGAAATCGGTCATGCGCGAAAAGACCCGATCGGCCCCGGCGGCGGACAGTGTAGCGCGGCCGTCACGCCCGCGATAATGGCTACCGCCGACAAATCCCCAGACGATCATGCCGGCAGCCTTGGCGGCTAGCACGCCGCTGACGCTGTCCTCGATCACCAGCGTGCGCGGAGGTTGCATACCCATCTTGCCAGCCGCATAGAGAAAAAGATCCGGCGCCGGCTTGCCGTGCTCGACCATCTGCGCAGTGTAGAGCCGGTCGCCGAAATGCACCCGGAGACCGGTGACATCGAGCGAGAGCGAGACGCGGTCGATGTCGCTGGATGACGCCACGCAAAACGGCGCGCGCAATCCGGACACCACGTCGGCAATGCCCGGAATCGGCTCGAGTGCCCGCGCGAAGGTCTCGAGCACATGTGACTTCAAGCGCGGCAGAAAGCCGTCCGGCACGACTTGCCCTAGTTCACGATAGTGCTGCTCGATCGCCTTCGTGCTGCGACCGAGAAAGAGCTCGAGCGCCTGCTCCTCGCTGAGCATGATGCCGAATTCGGCCAGCACGTCGGACAGGCAACGGCAGCTCAACAACTCGCTGTCGACAAGCACGCCGTCGCAGTCGAAGATGATCAGATCGGGTCTGGCCCGGCTTTGGTCCATCCGGCCATTCGATCATATACCCAAACTATGAGCAATAGCTCACGCGGGAACACGACGGCGCGGGCTTTTCAATGGGCCACCAGCCGGTAGATCGCGGGCAGCGCAGCCGGCAAGCGGCGGATGTTGCCGACGATGGCGTAGCCGCTGCGGCCGAACAGCGTTGGGAAATAAGACTGCGCGGTTGCATCGACGGTGACGCCGAAAACCGCGATTCCGAGCCGTCGCGCGTCCTGAATGGATTTGCGGGTGTCCTCGACGGCAAAGCGCCCCTCGTAGTGGTCGACATCGTTCGGCTTGCCGTCGGTGAGAACCAGCAGCAATTTCTTGCGCTGCGGCTGGCGCGCAAGCTCGGCCGTCGCGTGGCGCACTGCCGCGCCGATCCGCGTGTAATAGCCTGGCCCGAGCGCGCCGATCCGCCGCTCGACCGCTCCGCTCATCGGCTCGCCAAACGCCTTGACGGTCTCGAGCCGTACCCAGGAGCGCCGACGCGAGGTGAAGGTCAGGATGCTATGGTGATCGCCGCAGGCCGAGAGCCCGTGCGCGAGCACGAGCAGCGCCTCCTTCTCGACATCGAGCACGCGATAGCCATCGACCCAGGCGTCGGTCGAGAGCGAGACGTCGACGAGCAGCGTCACAGCTAGATCGTGCCCCTGCGGCCGCATCGCCATGTGGACGCGATCGAGACCCGCGCCATTGCCCCCGGCGCGAAGATCGCAGCGCGCGCGCACCAGGGCATCGAGGTCGAGGTCATGCCCGTCGGCCTGGGCGCGCATCAATTCGTGACGCGGCCGCAGGATCTCGAAGCGGCGGCGCACATGGCGGATGTGCCGGCGCATGGCCTCGTCCGGCGTCCAGCTCTCGCCCAGTTCGGAGGCTGGAGCTGCGAGGACGCGGCAATGATCGCGCAGATAGGAGCCGGTGCGATAATCCCATTCGGGATAGGTCAGGTCCGCGTTCAATCGCGAGGCATCGAGCGCTTGAGGCGGCAGATCGAGGTCGAATTTGAGCCGGCTCGCCGGCTTGCCGCTGCGGCGGCCGAGCGTGATCTCCTCGAGATCGTCGGCCGCCTTCCGCGCGTCCTCGTCGTCGCTGTCGTCAGCGGGACGGTCGACATTGACCATCTCGGCCATTGCCAGGATCTTTTCGAAGCGGTTGAGCACGAACGGATCGCGGCGATTGGCACCGTCCTCGCGCTCGCGGACGGCGAAACGTTTGCGATCGTCCGAGACCGCAGGCGCTGCGGCCGGGGCACACTCATCGTCCCCCGCATGTCCCGGCGAGAGTTCGCGGGTCCAGCAGTCGCCCCAGAGCGGGCACGGCAGGATCGAACGATAGCCTGGCGGCGCCTTGTCCGGCAGCGGCCCCGTCCCCATCATGGCCGGCCACAGCTGGCCCGCAGGCGGCGTATCGGCACCGAGCAGAGCGAGCACGATCTGCTCCACATCCTGCTCGATGCGCGGCAACGGGCGGTGCGGCCGCGCCATGGCGGTCGCCGCCGACAGCCGTGCGTAGTCATCGGCGAGACCTGGGCATTGGGTCAGCACGAGCACTGCGATCTCGCTGGCTCGCCGCAGCATCGACAGATCGCGCCGCAGCGGATCGGACTCCTCGATCGCCTCAGCGGGCGCAAATGCGAACCACGCGGCGAGCCACCTGTACAGCGCGGCGTTCAGCTCGCGATCGGGAAAGATCGCGATGCTATCAGGCAGGAAGATCGTCGCCGCATCCCGCCCCGGCTGATCGACGCGCTCGTCGCCGAGCCCGATCCGCTGCCGCCATCCGAGCCGGTGGCCGGTCTGGCGAGCGCTGGCGCTGACGATCTGGACGCCGCTCTCACCACCGAACGCGCG harbors:
- a CDS encoding FGGY-family carbohydrate kinase, producing the protein MPRAYIGVDVGTTSTRAGVFDEAGTLLASARHPIRIWHEAGDIVEQSSSDIWDACAKSVRTAMAEAGIAPDSVGGIGFDATCSLVVLDPHGEPVTVSASGDRQRNVIVWMDHRAIAEARLIDETGDGVLRYVGGSISPEMEMPKLLWLKRHLRTSFDAAGHFFDLADYLTWRATGSPQRSTCTVTCKWNYLAHGGGGWSEPFFQRIGLSDFVSEKYARIGTEIVAPGTRLSAGLTQGAAAALGLSPGTPVGASLIDAHAGGIGAIGGRDGSGGATDVSDRLAYIMGTSACIMATTKEPCFVPGVWGPYYSGMVPDFWLNEGGQSAAGAAIDHLLKSHPGFTEASAAARKDGLDIIEFLERRIVARAGDASRAALLARDVHVLPEFIGNRSPYADPDTRAVIAGLDLDTDIGAMERLFVAGLCGLAYGLAEVIEAFAAHGVHSSIMIMGGGASRSPLVRQIMADTTGLTVALPQTKEPVLLGAAMLGAVASGAYASIGETMAKMSALGQKSEPTAPDMAAFHARKRDAYKLLREVDRGSRAAMRDIVRG
- a CDS encoding SDR family NAD(P)-dependent oxidoreductase, producing MYLEKFKLNGKTAFITGGGQGIGLGCAEALAEAGAKVIIGDRDGKVADSAQADLKAKGYDIETAIMDVTDTKRVAEVANDLVARHGKVDILVNNAGIARSETPAETVTDEHWLNVIDVNLNGTFWCCREFGKHMLNAKRGAIVNVGSMSGFIVNKPQEQCFYNASKAGVHHLTKSLAAEWGARGIRVNAVAPTYIETPLNAFVKSNAKMYDAWIGGTPMARMGQVEEIASVVLFLSSDAASLMTGSIVLVDGGYTCW
- a CDS encoding ABC transporter ATP-binding protein; the protein is MGQITLQDVQKSFGPVHIIKGADLDVADGSFVVFVGPSGCGKTTLLRLIAGLEDVSGGKILIDGKNVVDTPPAKRGLSMVFQSYALYPHMSVRGNIGFGLKMAGLSKDETNRKVEAAAATLNLTPYLDRKPRELSGGQRQRVAIGRAIVREPKAFLFDEPLSNLDAALRVQMRIEVTRLQKQLGTTAIYVTHDQVEAMTMADKIVVLNGGKIEQYGSPLELYEKPANLFVAGFIGSPKMNFVTGELAGQQGATTIGVRPEHLKIERDGAGGWLGTIAVAEHLGSDTFLYVDAGPLGMLTARYIGELSLHAGDRVSLVPDPARIHRFDERGNALRG
- a CDS encoding carbohydrate ABC transporter permease; its protein translation is MARMATTQRVVISTIGAWFFGFLIFFPILWMVLASFKTELEAFAIPPSFLFFHWTTENYVTVQERSDYLHHAMNSTIIAGGSTLIALLIAIPAAWSMAFSPTKRTKDILLWMLSTKMMPPVGVLVPIYLIYKSFGLLDSRIGLVFILCLGNLPIVIWMLFTYFKEIPRDILEAARMDGATIGRELVYVLTPMAIPGLASTMLLNLILAWNEAFWTLNLSTSNAAPLTTFIASYSSPEGLFWAKLSAASTLAIAPILVLGWFSQKQLVRGLTFGAVK
- a CDS encoding carbohydrate ABC transporter permease, which codes for MATRQTQILARALLTPAVGLLFIWMIVPLALTIYFSTLHYSLLDPGSESFVGLENFRYFLTDPAFLASLQNTLVLVGSVLALTILLGIPLALLMDQPVIGRNVVRLMVIAPFFVMPTVSALVWKNLLMHPVSGLFAWLAKLIGLTPIDWFTDAPLLAVILIVAWQWLPFATLILLTALQSLDEEQKEAAEMDGASAVSAFIYITLPHLARPVTVVILIETIFLLTVFAEIFVTTGGGPGLQTTNIAFLIYSQALIQYDVGTASAGGLVAVVIANVVAFFLVRIVGRNLET
- a CDS encoding sugar-binding transcriptional regulator, which codes for MAAENEKSRLDDAARAGWLYFIAGHTQDEIAKMLQVSRASAQRLVSLCLAERLITFRLEHPIAACMELAGRLKQRYDLAHCEVVPADPAAPQATAGIAERCANLLDATLRSETPVIVALGTGRAVRAAVERVTPIDRPNHQIVSLVGNISADGSASFYDTVGRLADRTGARHYPMPLPFLMSSEDERNKMVQIEPIAKVKAVAAKADLRLVGIGQMDQKAQVHVDGFVTRDELFEMMRQGAIGEITGWAYDFKGRLLKAGTNKRLTSIPPEVPAKTTTIGAAVGSAKVPAITAALNGRLINGLITDEATARAILER
- a CDS encoding HAD family hydrolase produces the protein MDQSRARPDLIIFDCDGVLVDSELLSCRCLSDVLAEFGIMLSEEQALELFLGRSTKAIEQHYRELGQVVPDGFLPRLKSHVLETFARALEPIPGIADVVSGLRAPFCVASSSDIDRVSLSLDVTGLRVHFGDRLYTAQMVEHGKPAPDLFLYAAGKMGMQPPRTLVIEDSVSGVLAAKAAGMIVWGFVGGSHYRGRDGRATLSAAGADRVFSRMTDFWKDI
- a CDS encoding nitric oxide reductase activation protein NorD; its protein translation is MLDFLELEETVGRAWHRLVGVTASYPVHAEHAVSLADVRNRIAIMFRAFGGESGVQIVSASARQTGHRLGWRQRIGLGDERVDQPGRDAATIFLPDSIAIFPDRELNAALYRWLAAWFAFAPAEAIEESDPLRRDLSMLRRASEIAVLVLTQCPGLADDYARLSAATAMARPHRPLPRIEQDVEQIVLALLGADTPPAGQLWPAMMGTGPLPDKAPPGYRSILPCPLWGDCWTRELSPGHAGDDECAPAAAPAVSDDRKRFAVREREDGANRRDPFVLNRFEKILAMAEMVNVDRPADDSDDEDARKAADDLEEITLGRRSGKPASRLKFDLDLPPQALDASRLNADLTYPEWDYRTGSYLRDHCRVLAAPASELGESWTPDEAMRRHIRHVRRRFEILRPRHELMRAQADGHDLDLDALVRARCDLRAGGNGAGLDRVHMAMRPQGHDLAVTLLVDVSLSTDAWVDGYRVLDVEKEALLVLAHGLSACGDHHSILTFTSRRRSWVRLETVKAFGEPMSGAVERRIGALGPGYYTRIGAAVRHATAELARQPQRKKLLLVLTDGKPNDVDHYEGRFAVEDTRKSIQDARRLGIAVFGVTVDATAQSYFPTLFGRSGYAIVGNIRRLPAALPAIYRLVAH